The following is a genomic window from Bacillus sp. V2I10.
TGAGCCTCAACACGGGTTCCTTCGTTTGGAAAAGCAGTGTAAGCTTCTGCCATATTCAGAGGAGCCACGCCTTTATCAAGACCCCCGAGACCTAAACTTAAGTTCTGGTCATTCTCGCTAATCGGCAGGCCAAAGCGTTTAGAGGCATCAACGCCCGCTTGTACGCCAATTTCATTTAGAGCCCATACAGTCGGAACGTTGTATGACTTAATTAGAGCTTCATACATGGTAACCTCGCCATGATAGGTTCCGTCAAAGTTTTTAGGTGAATAACCGTCTATATCAAGCGGTTCGTCTTTCAATTTTGAATAAACGTCCATTCCGTTTTCCAAGGCAGGTGTATAAACAGCAATTGGCTTCATCGTCGAACCAGGCTGCCTTTTCAGCTGAGTTGCCCTGTTAAACTGTCTAAATGAATGCTCCCCTCTTCCTCCAACAAGTGCCTGTACTCCTCCTGTTTTAGGGTTGACGAGAACGGCTCCGCTTTGAACGAGCTGATCACTCTGACTCTCAGGAAAATTAGCATCATTCTTATAAACCTCTTCAATAGATGATTGCATATCCTGACGCAGCTCTGTATGAATTTCAAAGCCGCCAGCTAAAATTTCATTTTGAGTCAGGCCATATTTTTTAATGGCTTCCTCAATGACATGATCCACATAGAATGGAAAGCGTCCCTTATATTCATCCAGTTCCTTTCTTTCGAGCACGACTTTTTCATTTTTCGCTTCATTCATTTCTTCTTCCGTTATGAACTTTTCTTTTTTCATTAAACTTAAGACAACATCCCTGCGGTCTAATGATTTCTCAAGATTTTTCACAGGAGAATAGTGCGTCGGCGCTTTAATAAGTCCTACTAAAATAGCAGATTCATTTATTGTAAGATCAGCAGCCTCTTTTCCAAAATAAACTTTAGCTGCTCTTTTCAGCCCCCATGCTCCTTCTCCGAAATAGATTTTATTGACATAGAGTTCTAAAATTTCTTCCTTTGAATATTCTTCTTCAATCTTTTTTGCAATAAAGTACTCATCGAATTTTCGTTTAAACGTTTGATCCTGAGTCAGCAGCGTATTTTTGGCAAGTTGCTGAGTGAGTGTGCTTCCTCCCTCAACTACTCCTCCGGCCGCCACATTCTTAAAGGCAGCGCGCATAATGCCGAAATAATCGATACCGCCGTGACTGTAGAAATTTTGATCTTCCGTCGCTTGAAGAGCTTCGTAGAAATACTCCGGCACATCCTGATAATCTACCCACTCATTTTTAGAGGTTGAAATTTTGCTTGCAATCTTGCCATTTTGATCATAAATAATAGTTGGCGCATTTGCTCTTTCTTCTAATTTGCTGACATCCTGTGATGCGATGACTACATTATGTACCATAAACATAAGGATGATTGCCAGCAGCAAGAAAATAATCAGCTTCGTAAAAACACCCTTAATTGAAAATAGTGACTTGACCATGAGTAACCCCCTGAAAATAGAAAAGCGCAAGTGCCCGTTTAGCTCCGGCAGACAGATAAGAATCCGGCAGAAATGTCCTTGTTTGATTTTTTTGCCGGATTTGTTCTGGCCGGGGAGTTGGGTAATAGAGCTAGACATCATGCGCCCAATTCTATTCTTTTATAATTTAAAAATAAATCCTTCTACTTATTACCCTAATTATCAAAGGTGTACGCCTATTTAGGAAAAAATGTGTCTGTCCGGCCCTAAATTCTTTATAAAATCTTTTTCTATATGACAATTGATTATTTTTTCAGAAAAAGGGTATTTATTTATAAACACATTTTCTCTAGAGAGGATTTGATAAAATGAATACGTTTAAACATATAGTGGTAGCTTATGATGGACAGGATGAAAATCAGGCAGCTTTAAGAACAGGAATAGATTTGAGCAAACAATTAGAATCCAGGCTGACTGTCGTTCACGTTTACCAAGAAGAACATGCCATTCACACCAGAGGAATTCAGCCCGTTATGCCAAGTCCACCTGCCAATGGCTATTTGACAGACAATCTGCAAAACTACCCGGTCGCGCCTGAACCGTCACATCGGCTCGATCAAACTCACACCCAGCATGATTATTTTGATAATGCAGATGAAATGGTTTCAAGAATCAGGATGAAAATGGATGAGAATCAGGCTATTGGAGAGATTGAAATCTTATCAGGTTCTCCATCAGATGCGATTCTGAATTATGCAGAAGAAAAAAATGCTGATTTAATCGTTATGGGCAGCAGAGATTCAGGCGGCCTCAAAAAATTGCTGTTTGGCGGAGTAAGCGATAAAGTGTCCCATAACTCAGCTATTTCCGTGCTGATCGCAAAATAACTATTTTAAACGAATGCTCTTATGCATTCGTTTTTTTGTCTTCATTAATCTTTTCAGTATCTGATGTTACAAAATCTGCAAACATTAAGTTGAATAGGAACCGCAGAACAAAATTAGAAGGTGTATGAATCGTTACCAAGGTTGTTGATATACGAGCTCAAAAAAAATAATCGCTGCAATTGACTTATTAGAAGAGCTGTATGCCCCCCTTCTCTTTTGGGTATAAATAAATTATCTATATTCAGGAGGACAGCTGATGAGTAATTTAAATATTGTTTTATATGACATTCATGAATACTTTATTCTTAACCCAAATCTTCTCCGTGCGTCAATTGAAGATGCTCAGAATCTTGAATTGCTGAGCGGTAAAGTTTCTATGACGAATAAAGCTTTGAAGCTTCATTTTAGGGATGTTCATGATGAAGAGTATCACAACACCCTAATCCCTGTGTTAAATAGTAATGG
Proteins encoded in this region:
- a CDS encoding transglycosylase domain-containing protein; protein product: MVKSLFSIKGVFTKLIIFLLLAIILMFMVHNVVIASQDVSKLEERANAPTIIYDQNGKIASKISTSKNEWVDYQDVPEYFYEALQATEDQNFYSHGGIDYFGIMRAAFKNVAAGGVVEGGSTLTQQLAKNTLLTQDQTFKRKFDEYFIAKKIEEEYSKEEILELYVNKIYFGEGAWGLKRAAKVYFGKEAADLTINESAILVGLIKAPTHYSPVKNLEKSLDRRDVVLSLMKKEKFITEEEMNEAKNEKVVLERKELDEYKGRFPFYVDHVIEEAIKKYGLTQNEILAGGFEIHTELRQDMQSSIEEVYKNDANFPESQSDQLVQSGAVLVNPKTGGVQALVGGRGEHSFRQFNRATQLKRQPGSTMKPIAVYTPALENGMDVYSKLKDEPLDIDGYSPKNFDGTYHGEVTMYEALIKSYNVPTVWALNEIGVQAGVDASKRFGLPISENDQNLSLGLGGLDKGVAPLNMAEAYTAFPNEGTRVEAHAITKIVDVQGNTIAEWKKKETNVTTKVVAQKMTHMMLGVVKEGTGKKAQLEKHELAGKTGSTQLDIDGIDGVKDQWFVGYTPNVVGAMWLGYDQTDQNNYLNTSSSATAAPLFKVIMDAALKNEKPEDFNLPPLKETESKSKKKKTDPSNEESKKIQEEKRKQEADEKAKRDEQERLKQEEKAKADAAKQKEEEQKQEQKRKEEQAKKEEEQAKKEEEQAKKEEEQARKEEEEAKKEEERRKEEERKKEEEKKQNEEKPAEPEPPAEPTEPPADPEPPADGALIPEIHQEIKRKAERD
- a CDS encoding universal stress protein yields the protein MNTFKHIVVAYDGQDENQAALRTGIDLSKQLESRLTVVHVYQEEHAIHTRGIQPVMPSPPANGYLTDNLQNYPVAPEPSHRLDQTHTQHDYFDNADEMVSRIRMKMDENQAIGEIEILSGSPSDAILNYAEEKNADLIVMGSRDSGGLKKLLFGGVSDKVSHNSAISVLIAK